From the Blattabacterium cuenoti genome, one window contains:
- a CDS encoding chorismate mutase, with translation MNNNIDRSWIDKWEVPFVISGPCSAENEQQVLETAKRLKESCHIQIFRAGIWKPRTKPNNFEGVGEKGLKWLQEVKRKFGIMVATEVANAKHVEQCIGNDIDVLWIGARSTASPFTIQEIAEALEGSNPIVLVKNPIHPDLELWIGALERLLKKGIRKLGVIHRGFFIYKHSKYRNQPNWNILLELRKIISNIPIICDPSHICGNRKGIMDITNKAFHFPCDGIMIESHCNPDKAWSDAQQQITPENLYDILKRLNIRSKDKSKINLDSLRILIDELDENIIFLLAKRMKISKELGTIKKNLDIAIFQPERWKYIIKRYISIGKNLGLSEKLLENIFEILHKESVEIQQNKVSE, from the coding sequence ATGAATAATAATATAGATAGATCATGGATTGATAAATGGGAAGTTCCATTTGTTATATCAGGTCCTTGTAGTGCAGAGAATGAACAACAAGTTCTTGAAACAGCTAAAAGATTGAAGGAATCGTGTCATATACAAATTTTCAGGGCAGGGATATGGAAACCTAGAACTAAACCCAACAATTTTGAAGGTGTAGGAGAAAAAGGATTGAAATGGTTACAAGAAGTAAAAAGAAAATTCGGTATAATGGTAGCTACTGAAGTAGCTAATGCTAAACATGTTGAACAATGTATAGGTAACGATATAGATGTTCTTTGGATTGGAGCTAGGAGTACTGCAAGTCCTTTTACTATTCAAGAAATAGCAGAAGCTTTAGAAGGTAGTAATCCAATTGTATTGGTAAAAAACCCTATACATCCTGATTTAGAATTATGGATAGGAGCATTAGAACGTTTATTAAAAAAAGGTATTAGAAAGTTAGGAGTAATTCATAGAGGGTTTTTCATTTACAAGCATTCTAAATATAGAAATCAACCTAATTGGAATATTTTATTAGAATTAAGAAAAATAATATCTAATATTCCTATTATATGTGATCCTTCTCATATTTGTGGAAACAGAAAAGGTATTATGGATATAACTAATAAAGCTTTTCATTTTCCATGCGATGGAATTATGATAGAAAGTCATTGTAATCCTGATAAAGCTTGGAGTGATGCTCAACAACAAATAACCCCAGAGAATCTTTATGATATCTTAAAAAGACTAAACATTAGAAGTAAAGATAAAAGTAAAATTAATTTGGATTCTTTAAGAATTCTTATTGATGAACTAGATGAAAATATTATTTTTCTTTTAGCAAAAAGAATGAAAATTTCCAAAGAATTAGGAACTATAAAAAAGAATTTAGATATTGCTATTTTTCAACCAGAAAGATGGAAATATATTATTAAAAGATATATTAGTATTGGTAAAAATTTAGGTCTATCTGAAAAATTATTAGAAAATATTTTTGAAATTTTACATAAGGAATCTGTTGAAATTCAACAAAATAAAGTTAGTGAATAA
- a CDS encoding prephenate dehydrogenase, with product MNIGIIGLGLIGGSIGLKLKKSNFGDKFIGMDYNHDNALNALKLGIVDEIIPLKDLVMQSSLIILSIPVDGIKKILPSILNKISINTVILDTGSTKKTICNSIRYHPKRNRFVATHPIAGIEKSGPISASTDLFYNKNCIICDSELSDPDAIYIVKKIYSIMGMEMIYVTSEEHDMYIAYVSHLPHVISFSLANTVLKKFEKRKEIINNMMGSGLYSTTRLAKSKAETWLPIFMSNRENIIQSINFYIDSLEDVRNYLLKKKFNKIFQYIKRANDIKDNKKYV from the coding sequence ATGAATATTGGAATTATCGGATTAGGTTTAATTGGAGGATCTATTGGATTGAAATTGAAAAAATCAAATTTTGGAGATAAATTTATAGGAATGGATTATAACCATGACAATGCTTTGAATGCCCTAAAACTTGGAATTGTAGATGAGATCATTCCTTTGAAAGATCTTGTTATGCAATCATCCTTGATTATTTTATCTATTCCAGTAGATGGAATAAAAAAAATACTTCCAAGTATTCTAAATAAAATAAGTATAAATACTGTTATTTTAGACACTGGATCTACAAAAAAAACTATTTGTAATAGTATACGATATCATCCAAAAAGAAATAGATTTGTCGCAACTCATCCTATTGCAGGAATAGAAAAATCAGGCCCTATTTCAGCTAGTACTGATCTATTTTATAATAAGAATTGTATTATTTGTGATTCAGAACTTAGTGATCCAGATGCAATATATATTGTAAAAAAAATATATTCTATTATGGGAATGGAAATGATTTATGTAACTTCTGAGGAACATGATATGTATATTGCATATGTATCTCATTTACCTCATGTTATTTCATTTTCTTTAGCAAATACAGTACTAAAAAAATTCGAAAAAAGAAAAGAAATTATTAATAATATGATGGGCAGTGGTTTATATTCTACTACACGTTTAGCAAAAAGCAAAGCAGAAACCTGGTTACCGATTTTTATGTCTAATAGAGAAAATATAATTCAATCAATCAACTTTTATATTGATTCATTGGAAGATGTTCGTAATTATTTATTGAAAAAAAAATTTAATAAAATTTTTCAATATATTAAACGAGCAAACGATATCAAAGATAATAAAAAATATGTGTAA
- a CDS encoding pyridoxal phosphate-dependent aminotransferase — protein sequence MIVSAKRMNKISEYFFSKKKKEIHDIEKNGIKVINLGIGNPDLLPPYSVIKKMKESSEFPYSNTYQKYIGIEKLRKSISDWYFNMYKVCVDPKNEILPLMGSKEGIMHISLSYLNKGDQVLVPNPGYPVYSSISKLLEAKIIYYDLYESGNWLPNLQLLESLNLSKVKIMWVNYPHMPTGATIALNDLERIVTFAIKNKILLVYDNPYSFILNDKRYLSIFNANKSKDIALELNSLSKSYNMPGWRVGMVIGKKEFINNILKVKSQMDSGMYYPIQIGAVEAMKHGEDWFNKINKEYLKRRKIIWDICDYMNLEYSKKCSGIFVWAKLKGSNPNDYIWTEKFLNKYHIFITPGRIFGNNGKGYVRFSICCPIELLCKAKNRIFS from the coding sequence ATGATTGTATCAGCAAAGAGAATGAATAAAATATCTGAATATTTTTTTTCTAAAAAAAAGAAGGAAATACATGATATAGAAAAAAATGGTATAAAAGTAATAAATTTAGGAATTGGAAATCCTGATCTTTTGCCACCATATAGTGTAATTAAGAAAATGAAGGAGTCATCAGAATTTCCTTATTCTAATACTTATCAGAAATATATTGGAATAGAAAAACTTAGAAAATCTATTTCAGATTGGTATTTTAATATGTATAAGGTGTGTGTAGATCCTAAAAATGAAATATTACCACTAATGGGATCTAAGGAAGGAATTATGCATATAAGTCTATCTTATTTGAATAAAGGGGATCAAGTCCTAGTACCAAATCCTGGTTATCCTGTTTATTCTTCTATATCAAAACTTTTAGAGGCAAAAATTATTTATTATGATCTTTATGAAAGTGGAAATTGGTTACCAAACCTACAATTATTAGAATCTTTAAATCTGTCAAAAGTTAAAATAATGTGGGTTAATTACCCCCATATGCCTACTGGAGCTACAATTGCATTAAATGATTTAGAAAGAATTGTTACTTTCGCAATAAAGAATAAAATTTTACTTGTTTACGACAATCCCTATAGTTTTATATTGAATGATAAACGTTATTTAAGCATATTTAACGCAAATAAATCTAAAGATATAGCATTGGAGTTGAATTCTTTAAGTAAAAGTTATAATATGCCTGGATGGAGAGTAGGTATGGTAATAGGAAAAAAAGAATTTATTAATAACATCCTAAAAGTAAAAAGCCAAATGGATTCTGGAATGTATTATCCCATACAAATTGGAGCAGTTGAAGCTATGAAACATGGTGAAGATTGGTTTAATAAAATTAACAAAGAATACTTGAAAAGAAGAAAAATTATATGGGATATCTGTGATTATATGAACTTAGAATATTCAAAAAAATGTTCAGGAATATTTGTTTGGGCTAAGTTAAAAGGAAGTAATCCCAATGACTACATATGGACGGAAAAATTTCTAAATAAATATCATATATTTATCACTCCTGGAAGAATATTTGGAAATAATGGAAAGGGTTATGTTAGATTTTCCATATGTTGTCCTATAGAACTTTTATGTAAAGCAAAAAATAGAATTTTCTCATGA
- a CDS encoding prephenate dehydratase: MKRIAIQGVKGCFHHAAVSSYFEGCNYKLMECSTFRELATSVAESIVDVGVMAIENTIAGTILTNYNLLSEYNLKIVGEVYMPIKHHLIAYPGQNLEDIKEIYSHPMAILQCELFIFSHPYIKIYEYYDTAAAARYISIYKKKGLAAIASENAAKEYGLEIISNSIQTIKNNFTRFFVIQNNDCKNYSSFFNKASLKLKILHKTGSLSKILSLISNIGINMTKIQSIPIIKIPWEYSFYVDIIFNNVKDYHKMKKKIKKIPCIHKLSIMGEYKNGIINKTS; this comes from the coding sequence ATGAAAAGGATAGCTATACAAGGAGTAAAAGGGTGTTTCCATCATGCAGCTGTATCCAGTTATTTTGAAGGATGTAATTATAAGTTAATGGAATGTTCTACTTTTAGAGAATTGGCAACTTCTGTAGCTGAATCAATTGTAGATGTAGGAGTTATGGCTATAGAAAATACTATAGCAGGTACTATATTAACAAATTATAATCTTTTATCAGAATACAATTTAAAAATAGTTGGAGAAGTATATATGCCAATCAAACATCATTTAATTGCATACCCCGGCCAAAATTTAGAGGATATAAAGGAAATTTATTCTCATCCTATGGCAATTTTACAATGTGAATTATTTATATTTTCACATCCTTACATAAAAATATATGAGTATTATGATACTGCTGCCGCAGCAAGATATATTTCTATATACAAAAAAAAAGGATTAGCAGCAATAGCTTCTGAAAATGCAGCTAAAGAATATGGATTGGAAATAATTTCTAACAGCATACAAACTATTAAAAATAATTTTACAAGATTTTTTGTAATTCAGAATAATGATTGTAAAAATTATTCTTCTTTTTTTAATAAAGCATCCTTAAAACTAAAAATCTTGCATAAAACTGGTAGTTTATCTAAAATACTGAGTTTAATATCTAATATTGGAATAAATATGACTAAAATACAATCTATTCCAATAATAAAAATCCCATGGGAATATTCATTTTATGTTGACATTATATTTAATAACGTGAAAGATTATCATAAAATGAAAAAAAAAATTAAAAAAATTCCATGTATACATAAATTATCAATAATGGGAGAATATAAAAATGGAATAATTAATAAAACATCATGA